In a genomic window of Gossypium arboreum isolate Shixiya-1 chromosome 7, ASM2569848v2, whole genome shotgun sequence:
- the LOC108481341 gene encoding uncharacterized protein LOC108481341: MMIPLIVSTFIHLVFIFAAVSCEKDSIYDILKAHGLPMGLLPKGISRFDIDDTGRFEVHLDQACNAKFESQLHFDTNVSGTLSYGQIGALSGIAAQELFLWFPVKGIGVDDPSSGLIYFDVGVVVKQLPLSMFETPKDCMAVGDFESGDSIPDDDLLAESIAKSQSAKLGHELDQGSLGGTICRKVGKSSCALVQSV; encoded by the exons ATGATGATTCCTTTAATTGTTTCCACATTTATTCACCTTGTTTTCATCTTCGCGGCTGTCAGCTGCGAGAAAGATTCTATTTACGATATCCTAAAGGCCCATGGGCTACCCATGGGGTTGCTTCCGAAGGGTATATCCCGATTTGACATCGACGATACGGGCCGCTTCGAGGTTCATTTGGATCAGGCCTGTAATGCCAAGTTTGAAAGCCAGTTGCATTTTGATACCAATGTGTCAGGTACCTTGAGTTATGGGCAGATCGGGGCGTTGTCGGGGATTGCGGCTCAAGAGTTGTTTCTTTGGTTCCCGGTTAAAGGGATTGGGGTCGATGATCCCAGCTCCGGTCTCATTTATTTTGACGTTGGTGTCGTTGTTAAGCAGCTTCCTTTGTCGATGTTCGAAACGCCTAAGGACTGTATGGCGGTAGGGGATTTTGAATCCGGCGATTCAATTCCAGATGACGATTTGTTAGCTGAATCAATTGCCaag AGTCAATCCGCGAAACTTGGACATGAACTTGATCAAGGAAGTTTGGGAGGAACCATATGTAGAAAGGTGGGCAAAAGCAGTTGTGCATTAGTGCAATCAGTTTAG
- the LOC108477876 gene encoding uncharacterized protein LOC108477876 — MGFRDLWLFNKALLAKQVWRLLAQHGCLLAKVFKARYYPHSNVLSARIGSYPSFTWRSICSAKELIKDGLLWRIGNGEDVNIWNDPWLPGPGNNRLSVQSISTTWTTVDQAQDTLVWRHDTTREYSIKSGYRALLTEKSQCSKYKSAVIDNNKNFYKLLWELQLPSKLKIYMWRLINDYVPHFTNLLKRRLCVDNACPLCKESPEDSDHLLWYCDIIRQLWHFLNIPIALIRNTLDCKNQVALWFKRNKAVHEGLKFSLQDILMFVQRYTQELRLSYTTIGQPSNKGKEIWQPPNPGVIKLNFVTSFNSDSNSSIASVIARNAEDKIMGACTYPYKVVVNAFVVEARACEWAILFAIAMGFRSVLLEGDSLTTIIKLSSSREDRSILRPILQHIRILEGQFEKVSYYFVPRGVNRAAHSLAMEGRGRSLACFWVEEIPASVEKIVEVDWACCLCHQ; from the exons ATGGGATTTCGGGATTTATGGTTGTTTAATAAAGCCTTATTAGCTAAGCAAGTTTGGCGACTTTTGGCTCAACATGGTTGTCTCTTAGCAAAGGTTTTTAAGGCACGTTATTATCCTCATTCTAATGTTTTGTCAGCTAGAATTGGTTCATATCCATCGTTTACCTGGAGAAGTATATGTAGTGCTAAGGAGTTGATTAAAGACGGATTACTCTGGCGGATTGGTAATGGTGAAGATGTGAACATTTGGAACGACCCATGGCTGCCTGGCCCTGGAAACAATAGATTGTCAGTTCAGAGTATCAGTACTACTTGGACTACTGTGGATCA AGCTCAAGACACGTTGGTTTGGCGTCATGACACCACTAGGGAGTACTCGATTAAAAGTGGATATCGGGCTTTGCTTACAGAGAAGTCACAGTGTTCTAAGTACAAATCAGCTGTTATAGACAACAATAAGAATTTCTACAAGTTGCTTTGGGAATTACAGCTTCCctctaaactaaaaatttacatGTGGAGATTGATTAATGACTATGTGCCTCATTTCACTAATCTACTCAAGCGGCGACTTTGTGTTGACAATGCTTGTCCTTTGTGCAAGGAGTCTCCAGAGGATTCTGATCACTTATTGTGGTACTGTGATATTATACGACAACTGTGGCACTTTTTGAATATTCCAATCGCTCTCATCAGGAACACATTGGATTGCAAGAATCAAGTT GCTCTTTGGTTTAAACGAAACAAGGCCGTTCACGAAGGTCTAAAGTTTTCTTTGCAGGATATTTTGATGTTTGTTCAAAGGTATACACAGGAGTTAAGGTTGAGTTATACTACTATTGGTCAGCCTAGCAATAAAGGGAAAGAAATTTGGCAACCTCCCAACCCTGgggttattaaattaaattttgtcaCCTCTTTTAATAGTGATTCTAATTCTTCTATTGCTTCTGTTATTGCTCGAAATGCAGAGGATAAAATAATGGGTGCATGCACTTACCCTTATAAAGTTGTTGTAAATGCCTTTGTTGTAGAAGCTAGGGCTTGTGAGTGGGCTATCCTGTTTGCGATTGCCATGGGTTTCAGGTCGGTCCTTCTGGAAGGAGATTCTTTAACTACTATTATAAAACTCAGTTCTAGTAGGGAAGATAGATCTATACTCAGGCCAATTTTACAGCATATTCGGATATTGGAAGGCCAATTTGAGAAAGTGTCTTACTATTTCGTTCCGCGTGGTGTTAATAGAGCGGCTCACTCATTGGCTATGGAGGGGCGTGGACGATCTTTAGCATGCTTTTGGGTTGAAGAAATTCCTGCTTCTGTGGAAAAAATAGTGGAGGTGGACTGGGCTTGCTGTCTTTGTCATCAGTAA